The DNA sequence CCAGCGACGCTGTGGTAATCCGTGGTCGCTAAGGAAAAACCTCCTTGGCCTTCCAGATAGTAATGCCAGGGGCTAATGGGTTGTACTTTGGAAGGCTGAATAGGCAACAGGAAGTCGGATCCCGAGCTCTCGGGAGGAAGTCGGAAGTCGGAAATAGCCGGTAACTGTTGGGTCACCCAAGTAGCGGATTCCGAAGGTGTTGTCGTAGGAACCAATGCAAGCGCTGGCGTTTCAAACGAAACCTCCTCCTCCGTATAAACACCTTTTACAGGGGCTATCGCATGACTACTTTCTTCTTCGAGAAGAGGACCATTTACCATGATAGGATCTGTTTCCGCAGCGGTGTTGCTATGATGATCCGCATTGTTGGCAATCGATAAAGCAACCGCGGGCGCATCCACCTGATCAGTATTCAAGGCTGCTACAAATGGATTGATGCTTACTTCCTCCGTAGGCTTATCCTCTGAAAAAGAAGATTCCTCCGTAGGCGTAACATCCTCATATTGCTTGCTTTGAGCAGTGTTATTGGATGTTGTAGAGGCGACAACGGCCTCCTCTTTTTCAACGATAGGCACTGAGGGCTTGCCCGTGTCTTTACTAAAGAGATAAATGTTTAGAAAAAGAATAGCAAGGCCGGCAAGGCCAGCCCACCACCAAATGACCGCACGACGCTTCTTTTGTGGCATCGCTTGATCCAACTGCTTTTCCATCTGTAGCCAGGCATTATCAATCAATGCCGGATCTAACTTTCGGTTATTATTATCCTGCATACTGGCTACTATGATTTGATGCTTGATTCATTAATATTTTCAACTTTTGCCGAGCATTGGACAAATGCCATTTGGAAGTGCCATCGCTAATTCCAAGTCGCTCTCCAATTTCTACATGCGTATAACCCTCAACTGCATAAAGCCAAAACACTTCTCGAGTAGCTTTAGGCAATTTATCAATTAGGCCCACCATATCTTCAAAATACAACTGATGCAATGCAGAGGTAGAAGTAGGCGCATCCCAATCTTCAACGGGTAAAAAGCGTACTTTTTTATCACTTTTCCGGTAGTAATCAGCGATACTATGAAACACCAACCGACGAATCCACCCCTCCAATGATCCTGCGAAGTTGAAGGTGTGCAATTTGGTAAAGACCCGCAAAAATCCTGAGTTCAAGATTTCCACAGCTTCTTCTTCCGTATTGGCATAACGCTGACACATCCGATACATGGTCGGAAAAAACTTGCGGTATAACAGCTCTTGAGAACGGCGATCGTTGTTGACGCAGCCCTCTACTAATACCCGCTCATCATGTTGGTCGTTGTGTGTTGCCAATGAACCGATGATAAATGACATCTCCAATAAATCTCAAAGATGTTGATGGATTAAAACAGCAACCCCAGCGAAAATAAAAATCGCTGATAGGTAACATTACGGTATTCTATATTCCCATTAAATGGGCGTTCTTGTACATAATAAGCATCCTGAAGACGGTAGCCCAAACCAATCGTAAAGTTGGACTTTTCATTAGCCCCCAGACGTAATCCTACTTCAGGATGGATCATCCAACCACCTTCGGCAGTCGTTACACCCTGGCTTTTGTTAGTAAGGGCAAAACCATAACCAGCATTCAGCCCAAGGTAAGGTGCCACGATACTTTTACTCAAGTAACCGCGGTAATGCCCGAAGACACTGAGAATCGACTCTCCGTCCTCCAAATCATAGGCATCATAACTCATTCCTAAACCCACTCCTACCATTCGCTTGAACTGGTAGCCCATGATATGTTGGATGTTAAAGCCAATAGCCGATTGCGTAATCGTTCTTTCTTCGAAACCTGGCGTGAAAAAAAACTGCTCTGCTCGTTCTCTTTTGCCAAAGGAAAAAGCAAAACTCGTCGTATTAAACCAACCTTCTTCCCTGAAATCATACGTGGGCTTACGGCGCTCAAATGCTGGTTTGTCGGTATCAGGTTTTTCCGGCAGGTATTCACTTCCACGCTTTGGACGTGGCATATTGTAGGTGATTTCTTTTACTTCCGTGTCCATCAAGACAGCTATCGTACCAGATTTTAGCTTAACCCTCATTTCTCCATCCGGTGAATAGGATTTGATATACCCTTCATAGACGGTACCATCATTTAACGTAACATTACTGACAACCTTTGTTTCTTCGGCTACAGGAAGGGTCGTTTGCCAGGTTTCATTTTCAGCGACAGGCAGCTGCTGAATCTGCTCAATGGCTTCCAACGGGTAGGTTTGTATGATCTCGTCTTCTGCTCTTTTGAAAACGATCTTGTTATCCTCCGTGTAATTAATAATCGTGCCTGGCACGACGACGCCACTTCGCAGGTGTAAAACGTCACCAGATTGCGCAGATAATACCAGCGTAAGCACAGAGAAAGCAACCAAACAGGTGATCTTATTTATCATTCCAAAAACAGTTTTATAATCAAGTCAACCTCTTCGCACAGCCAAGACAGAAGGCAAGTACAAAAGGGTTGGGTGAAAAAATAAATTTTACGGTATTAGTAATTTAGCTTCGCTGATCGTCGCAAGCTCCTCAAAGTTGACGGAATCAGTTATTTTTTTTCCGTCACTTACAGAATCAAGCTACCTTTACGGCGAAATAAATACGTACCCTACACAATATAAGGTTTCCTATGATCCTACGTCATTTTCGCTTGTTTCTTAACTTGCTGTTCCTTCTCCCTTTCAGTCTCTGGGGACAATTACTTATCGAAGTAAACAATCTTCCATCTACAACTCCTCCAGGAAGTGAAGTGTATATTGCCGGAAGTTTTAACAATTGGTCACCAGACAACAACAGCTACATCCTGGCAGAAACCAGCCCCGGCAACTACAGCATTGAGCTGGATATCGCTGCGGGTACCTACGAATTCAAGTTTACTCGTGGAAGCTGGCAGACGGTAGAAGGCACCAGCAGTGGCGGCTTTCGCCCCAACCGGCAAATCACTTACAATGGTGGCCAACAAACTGCTACCCTGATCATTGAGGGTTGGGAAGGGCTAAGTAATGGCGGAGGTACTGCAGCGCCTAACGTAGAGATTCTTTCCAACAACTTCTACATGCCGCAGCTCAACCGGAATCGCCGGATTTGGGCTTATTTGCCTCCCGATTATTACACTTCTAACCGAGACTACCCCGTCTTGTACATGCACGATGCACAAAACCTTTTTGACCAAAGCACCAGTTTCGGAGAAGAATGGGAAGTGGATGAAAGCCTCAATGAACTTTTCAGTCAGGGCGACCCCGGCATTATCGTGATTGGCATCGAAAACGGTGGTGGTGAACGCATCAATGAGCTGACGCCCTGGGCCAACCCTACCTACGGAGGAGGCGATGGCGCTGCTTATGTAGATTTTATTGTACAAACCCTGAAGCCCTATGTAGATGCTAACTATCGTACCAAGAGTGACCAGCCCAATACAGGTATTATGGGCTCTAGCTTGGGTGGTTTGATCTCCCTTTATGCCTGTATTCGCCATCAGGATG is a window from the Lewinella sp. LCG006 genome containing:
- a CDS encoding alpha/beta hydrolase-fold protein, with the translated sequence MILRHFRLFLNLLFLLPFSLWGQLLIEVNNLPSTTPPGSEVYIAGSFNNWSPDNNSYILAETSPGNYSIELDIAAGTYEFKFTRGSWQTVEGTSSGGFRPNRQITYNGGQQTATLIIEGWEGLSNGGGTAAPNVEILSNNFYMPQLNRNRRIWAYLPPDYYTSNRDYPVLYMHDAQNLFDQSTSFGEEWEVDESLNELFSQGDPGIIVIGIENGGGERINELTPWANPTYGGGDGAAYVDFIVQTLKPYVDANYRTKSDQPNTGIMGSSLGGLISLYACIRHQDVFGKAGVLSPSLWFTNDIYDFVNTTGKQATLKIALVAGEQESSTMVAQLQAMYDTLVNAGFSSEELMITTHADGEHSEWYWRREFPGTYQWLFQIVSVLQGSLELNGISYWPNPGTDYLFIDGLPDADSWQMAIYNTAGQHVREASFSNAQIDVSALTSGNYFIVIWNNNGEWSVINFHKNR
- a CDS encoding RNA polymerase sigma factor codes for the protein MSFIIGSLATHNDQHDERVLVEGCVNNDRRSQELLYRKFFPTMYRMCQRYANTEEEAVEILNSGFLRVFTKLHTFNFAGSLEGWIRRLVFHSIADYYRKSDKKVRFLPVEDWDAPTSTSALHQLYFEDMVGLIDKLPKATREVFWLYAVEGYTHVEIGERLGISDGTSKWHLSNARQKLKILMNQASNHSSQYAG